The genomic interval GTTCATAGATCCGGCttgaggggtgggagcttcggctcccttcccctcccttcctcctcctcctcctccttcccttctcttctatgtagtttttgttttgtgtttttatgttttttcagGAGAAATAAGTGTGAATCGCCGATCTGGGTCTTCTCGCCGCCACAAGCCAGCACGCGCCCCGCCATGGTGATGCCCTGCCGCCAATCTTAAAGACCACCGAATACGGCACCGAACGGAGCGGcgagtagcccgcacgcgcggctCGAAGTTTCGGCGTCGTTCGGCGCgtggcctccacgcaccacccGGGAGCCCTCTGCCAACACCACGTGCGGCGTTTCTGGAGTCTGTGAGTCCGGGATCTCCAAGGTCGACTGGCGGTTCCCTCCCTAGAGACTGCACGCGCCACAGCAGCCCCTGTGTTCTGTTTTGTTGcagtgtttttttctttgtagttttctttgtgtaatgtagtctctaggttaaataaaaatccaaaaaaattagtaccttcggactttggtccgaatggagtattagtcCCCCTTCCGCGTTGACGGAGTTGTTGGGGTTTGGGATACCCTACCCTGCTTAGTCAGGTTATGgggctttgtaatctctgtcgtggacagagaGGGTATTTTCTCTGAagatttaggtctttagagatttactgtctggactagaccatatcagtcacgaaagtgtactagAGAAttattaacgattgtaattgatttgtttttcaaatcaactttgtaagtcctctcttaatgcAGGTTGATACctgtttactcaaaaaaaaaaaaaaactaacatattCTGAAATGTATTTTAGATTAGtttttatgatatatttgaACTAAATATATTGTTTGTATGACTTGTTTTTCTAGTTAAGtaatttaaacttttctttGAAGGTTTGACGATTCTAAGTAAGaacattttatttgttgttttggaatCCATTTATCTTGGACATATGAATGGTCTATATGATAgacaaagaaaaatacaaacaagAATTATGACCTGTTTGAATGTTTATTAAAAAGGTAACTACacaatttaagtaataaaaaaaaccatactACATTCTTTATAGTtacacattattttatatatatatatatgtatatatataagacaaaaGGAAATTAtagtacaaaaaaaatgaaacattaatACAATCATATATGACAAAATCCTCTATTTTGCTATATAATTGCCATAAATGGTTTATAAGGTCTGCTTGGAGTTGACAATGCGCTTTCTCATTTTTAATATCATAATGATATTGAACAAACTCACTAAATTTAATTGTAGGGCCAGGTGACAATTGCTCATGTGGGCTTTCATTGAACTGTTCATATTAGAAGTCTTCAGATCAATTATCAACATGTCCATCTTCAACgatcatattatgtaaaattatgcaTGCCATTATAATATCGTTGATCGTTTCAATGTGAAAAAATCGCATAGGTCCACCAACTATAGCAAATCATGCTTGAAGCACACCAAAAGCACACTTCACATCCTTCCTCGCAGACTCTTGGGCGGTAGCAAAGtgttttttcttgtttcattgATGAGCCAGtatgattttaataaatgtttctcATTACGTATCTATGCCATCAACGAGGTAGTACCCCCATTCCATAGTTATGACCATTAATTATGCAATTAACAGTCGGAGTACGTCCTTGAGCAAgaccataaaatataaatgatctaTCAAgcacatttatattattatgcGACCTAGGTATTAAAAATAAGGTCAAATCCGTAGATTGTAAGGAGCCGTTACTTCTAAAACAATTGTTGGTTTGTAGATATGACTAAAATACATATCATTCCAAGAAGTTGAGCAATTTTTTCACTCTCAATGTACATAATTGATGCTCTCTAACATACCTGAAAATCTGTATTTCTCACCAATTGCAAACAGTTTAGCAATGTTGTCATTATTAGGTTTTCTTAAGTTatctttagaaaaaaatgaaattattgctttaacaaataattttagacttttttaGTGTGATAGTCTTCCCAATCTTCAAgtattcatcaataaaattagctGTGATAACATATGCAAGCATCCTAAGAGCAGTTGTAATCttatgaagggaaaaaaatcaagTAATCCTGAACCATCTCTTCTTTGGATAGAATAAGATTAATGAAATTCTACCGTAGATTGGATACGAAGAAAAAGAGACTAACTCATTCGAAACCTTCTTTGAAATTATTTGTAATGATAGATTGGTGGATTAACAAAATAGTTGTGAAAAAAATTTTAGTGGTATTGCAATCGATCGCGCCTATGTATCTGCATGATTTTTTTAGAACGACCACATGAGCTTGATTATTCTTATTCCATAAAAAGTTGTCttgctatttaaaatattttgtcagAATCTGAATCGAAAAGTATCATTTTCTGAAAAAGAGAACGATCCAttgggattaaaaaaaaaatatattctacaAAGAAACTTGtatagaaatgaataaaattgcTGAGAATATTTTCgtattttgtaatgaaataatataaccGTTAGATAAATATAGTCGTTAGAAGAATAAGAccattagaatattattttggttgaaataatataaacgttagaaaaatatatttgcaaaaaaaaaagtcatgttTTAATGTGCGCTTTTTAGGGAGATAGATCAAAGTTCACTTTGATGTCGCATCGAGACCAAACTTCCACGTGCAGTTTGCAGGGATGAGGAGAAGATTCTACACTTATACAATACAATTGGtatatgtgcatgcatgctatGTCTTGTCAATTGGTATATGTTCACTTTTGCCGCTGCCAGCGTCGCCATCGGCGTGTCACAGCCTACCTAGTCCACCGCACCCAGCCCCTCGTCGATGTAAGCTTCTCCTCTAGCCATCGGagcctttctctctctcccttctcccCGAGTAGTGCCTCCCTCTCTCGATAACCTCCTTATCAGCGCTCCCTAGCCGATGGTGCCGCTCCACCCTGGTGGTCGGCATCTTCTGTCCACCATGAGGTGGTCCCCGACCACCATGGTCGGCGTGGGGAGCGGGCAAGGGGAGAAGGCAGGGGCGAGAACtggggggagggggagaaaggaaaagaaaaaaaaatagggggAGACATGTCACACTAGTAATGTGTCACATCAATGTGTGGGATTCCTTTGTGGAATCCCTTTGTGTCTAtagcaaagttttgaatttcgtaccgtactggCTGGTATAATCGAAATATACCGTTTCTGTGGTGTAACAGGTATAGAGAAGGGTATAGTTTCATACCGGTTAGAATTTCGGTCGATTCGGCCTATATTTAggcttttactttttttttttttcaaactgtaagctcatttttttttacctccCAATGCAgaccagactatttataatttatatataatttattcatatataaactatttcgAAATGGTATTCAAAACGGTATCGATACCAAAATATCTCGTTTTAATGCCTTGACCGAAATGGTCACGaatacggtattcaaaatattggtcTATAGTGTTCTACAGGTAAACATTGTTGtccaaaaaacaaaggaaaaagaaagcttAGACTAAACGGTGCCGTTGTCCCAACACGGGTTTTAAACGGTGCCGTTCTCGAAAGGGTAAACAGTTCAAGTCAAAAGGCCTAAAGCCTTCAGTGTGCTTCACGGCTCTTTTCGCAACGCAATCCCCTAAATCCCTAAACCCTGCTGCGCCTCTGCTTATCATCCGCCGCTGCCAGTCTTGAAGGCCGAAAACCCTCTGCCTTCTCTTTCGCACGCTATTCTCATCCTCTGCCCCTGCCTCAGAACTATGGAGGACGCAGCTCCAGCTCCATGCTGGAGCAACATACTAAAGAGACCACCGCCCCCAAAGCCCATCAACCAAGATCCAATCCCAGCTAATGGAGTTTTCGTGGAAAGCTGCAAGTCAGCAAGAGGCATAGCTGTGGCCGTGGTCGACGCCAACGCCATGATCAGCGGTGGCGATAAGCTCACCCATTGCGCTGACAAGTTCATCACTGTACCCGAGGTCATGGCCGAGGTCCGCGACCCCTCCTCCCGCCACCGATTATCCttcctccccttctctctccaCTCCATGGATCCCACTCCCGACTCCCTCAACAAAGGTAGTTtgttctttaaattaattttcccagaaattattttctattaacaAACAAGTCCCCTAGTATATTGTTTTGGTTTCTGTTTTTGATAATTGGACAGTGATAAAGTTTGCGAAGGCGACGGGGGATTTACAGACACTATCAGATGTTGATCTAAAACTGATTGCATTGACATATACATTGGAGGCTCAGATTCatggaaacaaaaatatcaGGGATTGTCCTCCCCCTATTCATCTGGTCAATGTGAAAACCTTAAACGAGAAAGACATGCCGGGTTGGGGCTCCAATGTCCCCAATTTGGAAGAGTGGGAAGCGTTGGAACACGAAGTTGGAGATGGATCAAATCCTTCCAATTCCAGAATCCTACCTTTGCAGGACTTGAATCTAAACATCGTGGATgcagttgatgatgatgatcacaaGTCTGAGGATGGTTCGAAATCTAGTTCCTTGAATCAAGAGGGAGTTGTAGAAGGTGGGAGGAGGAGatatttgccaaaaaaaaaggaGGTAAACATTGAAGGGAAGAAGATGGTGGCAGATGGAATTGATGCGTCTCAAGGAGAGTTTGATGATAATGCTGATGATTGGAGGCCGGCTGTTAGTCGGAGTACTCGTAGAAGGTATCTTAGAAGGAAATCTAGGCTTGAATATTATTCCTCATTAGCTGAAAAGGATGCTGAGAAGGATGAGGTCGAAAATGTTGTTGTTGAGGACACCAGAGGATTAGAAAATGGGGTTTCAGAAGGGAGTGAGATAAAGGAGGGGGAAAACGTTGGTGATGAAAATCTTTCGATGGTTTTAGAGCGAATGAGGTTGGAAGAAGATTCTATGAAAGGTCTTCAAGAAGGAAAGGAGCTTGAACATTCTGAATCCAAGGGGCTTTGGTCTAATGATCCTGAATTGGCTGTGAGCAATGTAGCTCTTGTAGTTGATGGAGATGAGATTGACATGGGTGATGAAGGATTGGGTCCTGAGGAGATGTCAAGCCAGGATAATGAAAGTGTTGATGCATCGAATATTGATGATGATAGTGAGCAGAGCTGGATGCTGAGATCTTTATCCGAGTCAAGTGTGGCCTGTGTAACTAGCGACTTTGCAATGCAAAATGTTCTTCTGCAGATGGGTCTACGCTTGCTGGCACCTGGTGGAATGCAGATACACCAGCTGCACAGGTATTTTGATCTCTACGCAATGGTTTTAATACTGATTTCAGTTGTCTTTTTCatgttaaattctttttttatttgctatAGAAAATATGGAAATCATAAATGCCTGGACAATGCTTCATATGAAGTGatggaaaatgttttatatGCTTTGACTGGATTGTTCTGAGTGGTATTTTTCTTCTTGACTAGGGAATCAGTTCTTTTCACAAAGAAACAATtacatatatgtaatatattgcTTATCTTTGAGATGTATGTACTTCAGGTGGGTTCTGAAATGCCATGCCTGTTATACCGTGACTACTGAGGTAGGGAGGATTTTCTGCCCAAAATGTGGAAATGGTGGAACTTTACGAAAGGTAGCTGTTACAGTTGGTGAGAATGGAGTTGTTTTGGCAGCTCGTCGGCCACGGATTACATTGCGGGGCACAAAAGTAAGTATATATCTATGTGTGTGTGAATTATTGTGTTTTTAGTTGTAGCTGAATTTGTTGCTTTTCAATGAAACTTGTCTTAAATGCTTTTGTGTACTTGGCTCTTGTTATGGTTATCATACTCTGCCCTTTTTTTGGTAGTCTCTTCCTACCATTTGGTTACAGTGTACTTTGCCATATTGTTTATGTCTACTGGGTTGGAAATACCATATTATTGAGCATAAGTATCTTACAGGTCTATATGCAGTCGATATGTTTTGTTCTCTTGGAAAATGATAATCTAACAACTTTTTACAACTCAATATGAATTGGAAggtagttttgtaaaattaaaatttattttaatgaagtggCACGATTGCATTGTTGATTGcaaatgagttgtaaaatagtagtaaaagtTGTAGGCATCCTTTTCTCAATACCTTTTAGAAATCTAGATTGGTACTTTTTTAACATATGTTTGACTTTAAATAGGAGGTGAGGCTAAGCATATGCTTGCATGGATATTTTTCTTGACATTTTTTCTTGTGCAGTTTTCACTGCCTTTACCCCAAGGTGGAAGGGATGCCATTGCCAAAAACCTCGTGTTACGTGAAGATCAACTCCCACAAAAGCTTCTTTATCCTaagacaaagaagaaaataaataagcaGGTTATTTTCCCACTTTATGGTCATTGTTTCTGTTCCATACCACCCATcgttttcaaaattcttttgggCACCATTTAAAGCCTTACTAAAGCTactttatatttgattttcagGGAGATGACTTCTTCACCATGGATGACTTTGGCGACCATTCTGATAAAAGAGCCC from Juglans regia cultivar Chandler chromosome 2, Walnut 2.0, whole genome shotgun sequence carries:
- the LOC109014448 gene encoding uncharacterized protein LOC109014448; the encoded protein is MEDAAPAPCWSNILKRPPPPKPINQDPIPANGVFVESCKSARGIAVAVVDANAMISGGDKLTHCADKFITVPEVMAEVRDPSSRHRLSFLPFSLHSMDPTPDSLNKVIKFAKATGDLQTLSDVDLKLIALTYTLEAQIHGNKNIRDCPPPIHLVNVKTLNEKDMPGWGSNVPNLEEWEALEHEVGDGSNPSNSRILPLQDLNLNIVDAVDDDDHKSEDGSKSSSLNQEGVVEGGRRRYLPKKKEVNIEGKKMVADGIDASQGEFDDNADDWRPAVSRSTRRRYLRRKSRLEYYSSLAEKDAEKDEVENVVVEDTRGLENGVSEGSEIKEGENVGDENLSMVLERMRLEEDSMKGLQEGKELEHSESKGLWSNDPELAVSNVALVVDGDEIDMGDEGLGPEEMSSQDNESVDASNIDDDSEQSWMLRSLSESSVACVTSDFAMQNVLLQMGLRLLAPGGMQIHQLHRWVLKCHACYTVTTEVGRIFCPKCGNGGTLRKVAVTVGENGVVLAARRPRITLRGTKFSLPLPQGGRDAIAKNLVLREDQLPQKLLYPKTKKKINKQGDDFFTMDDFGDHSDKRAQLQPPVRKALAVFSGKRNPNDNHYSRSRHK